From Apium graveolens cultivar Ventura chromosome 9, ASM990537v1, whole genome shotgun sequence, the proteins below share one genomic window:
- the LOC141685884 gene encoding uncharacterized protein LOC141685884 — protein MAICMEVTDPEYLNRIYDGPHRPMKLAVAVVGQEEKMFDKDKKDYSLKDFSSIIKDAKVRHILHNSLVSFMSNRVIGCKTAKKIWDTLEVKCQGTTAIKKNRRTILTQKYEYFDSKSDESLTEIYDKFQKLMNDLSLVDKEYDLKDSNSNFLLALPEK, from the coding sequence atggccaTATGTATGGAAGtaacagatcctgaatatctgaacaggatttatgatggtcctcataggcCAATGAAACTAGCTGTTGCTGTTGTAGGCCAAGAAGAAAAGATGTTTGATAAAGATAAGAAGGACTATTCTCTTAAGGATTTTTCATCTATTATAAAAGATGCAAAAGTGAGACatattttgcataacagtcttgttagttttatgtccaatagagttatTGGATGCAAAACTGCCAAAAAAATTTGGGACACTTTAGAGGTAAAGTGTCAAGGGACCACTGCTATAAAAAAGAACAGAAGAACCATACTAACTCAGAAGTATGAATACTTTGATTCAAAGTCTGATGAGTCCTTGACTGAAATCTATGATAAGTTTCAAAAACTGATGAATGacttgtcactagttgacaaagaatATGATCTAAAAGATTCTAACTCGAATTTTCTtcttgcactccctgaaaagtAG
- the LOC141687060 gene encoding uncharacterized protein LOC141687060 gives MQMKSSNLDSPTASLSSSGRHNGGFVASPEFEFWVTRNPVPQPDIVPADELFVDGVLQPLDLLKPDPTKPSSDIDVQPGVGHGLLESELKTVSKRWKDIFKKSGDRKIKNEEKEKKREKKGNGANGLSTAELNINIWPFSRSRSAGTGGNRPAPVSRKISSAPCSRSNSAGESKSRKWPSSPSRGGVHLGRNSPVWQARRVSGAGAGRGGSDVFSRNGEKGIRNGEKGVKKDVNTTRRKKSVAGDIAGDGGVKVKVLNVNVPACIGYKSHLGCRSDEIERNAVVGGGFIAGSKSNSAVHGGGNITGDGARGNSNLFNLRGLFTKKVY, from the coding sequence atgCAAATGAAAAGTTCGAATCTTGATTCACCTACTGCTAGTCTCTCTTCAAGTGGTAGACATAATGGTGGGTTTGTAGCTTCGCCCGAATTTGAATTCTGGGTGACCCGAAATCCGGTTCCTCAACCCGATATTGTACCCGCTGATGAGTTGTTTGTTGATGGTGTTTTGCAGCCTCTTGACCTTTTAAAACCCGACCCGACAAAACCCAGTTCGGATATTGATGTTCAACCCGGTGTCGGACATGGGTTGTTAGAATCCGAACTGAAAACGGTCTCTAAACGGTGGAAAGACATTTTTAAAAAGTCCGGCGACCGGAAAATCAAGAACgaggagaaagagaagaagaggGAGAAAAAGGGGAATGGAGCAAATGGGTTGTCTACGGCGGAGCTCAATATTAATATTTGGCCGTTTTCACGGAGCAGATCGGCCGGAACTGGCGGAAATCGGCCGGCGCCGGTTAGCCGGAAAATCAGCAGCGCGCCTTGTTCGAGATCAAATTCTGCCGGAGAGTCAAAGTCGAGGAAGTGGCCTAGTAGTCCTAGCCGTGGTGGAGTCCATCTTGGCCGTAATAGTCCTGTTTGGCAAGCCCGGCGAGTGTCCGGCGCCGGAGCTGGTCGTGGTGGGTCTGATGTTTTTTCACGAAATGGCGAAAAGGGTATTAGGAATGGCGAAAAGGGTGTTAAAAAAGATGTAAACACCACTCGCCGAAAAAAGTCAGTCGCCGGCGACATTGCCGGGGATGGTGGCGTGAAAGTCAAGGTGTTGAATGTTAATGTTCCCGCGTGTATTGGGTACAAGAGTCATTTGGGCTGTAGAAGTGATGAGATTGAGAGAAATGCGGTGGTGGGTGGTGGTTTTATTGCCGGAAGTAAGAGTAACTCCGCCGTTCACGGTGGCGGAAATATTACCGGTGATGGAGCACGTGGCAATAGTAATTTGTTTAATCTTCGAGGTTTGTTTACAAAAAAAGTGTATTAA